The window ATCATTTTTGATCTACATAACCTAAAGCCCATAGCACTGGCGACATCTCCGGCATAAATGCAAGGAGGATGTATATCTGATATAGGATCTTGTGGAACTGGATTTGATTCTGCAAGCGGTTCGGTACGAACGAAGAAATTTCGAACAAAAGGATCGGAACTCGCTGATAGGAAAGGAGAGAAAAACAAAGCAATGCCAAGAGCTTCGTCAATCTGTTGTTCATCGATAGACGAAGCTCTCTCTTTTTCATCTCGTGCCAGATGTAACAAAAGATTAGTCCTTTTTCCTTCTCGCGAACCACGAGAGCGCCCAGCGCCCAGAAGAGCAAAGCTCATTTTGAAAACAGGGTCAAGCGGCGCATTAAAAAGGGCTGGCCCGTTAAAAGGACGCTTACTTTGCAAACGAAGTTCAGAATCAACAAGGGTTCTCCGAACGAAGGGAGTGTACAACTGGGGCGCAGCCCGACTTTTTTGTTGGAGAGATAGAATGGAGTTCTTCACGAAGTTCGAGACAAAGGAAAAAATAAAAGTTTCTCTATAGCCTCTTCGTTTTGAGACATTATGGCTTTGGGGTCAACCCCGGTAACAAAAAAGGAATCCATAAAAACTTGGGATCCAACACCATGATAAAATACTACCCTCATGATTAGACCATGTCCCTGAGATTTGATAAAAAAA is drawn from Triticum urartu cultivar G1812 unplaced genomic scaffold, Tu2.1 TuUngrouped_contig_5714, whole genome shotgun sequence and contains these coding sequences:
- the LOC125529594 gene encoding uncharacterized protein LOC125529594, which produces MQGGCISDIGSCGTGFDSASGSVRTKKFRTKGSELADRKGEKNKAMPRASSICCSSIDEALSFSSRARCNKRLVLFPSREPRERPAPRRAKLILKTGSSGALKRAGPLKGRLLCKRSSESTRVLRTKGVYNWGAARLFCWRDRMEFFTKFETKEKIKVSL